A genomic region of Desulfatiglans anilini DSM 4660 contains the following coding sequences:
- a CDS encoding nucleotidyl transferase AbiEii/AbiGii toxin family protein, with the protein MIPQRNISLLSNRLAKAGGRRIPEGVLERDYCLAWFLVGLARSPLREALAFKGGTALKRCYMGDYRFSEDLDFTLVKATSLETILAELEMISSEVHRTSGIIIRYSREDRKSHQNSHTFYLAYEGPLPGMTVKEVKVDITIEERLVLPLKERPVLKGYEEYEDLPDDATILVYSLEEILTEKVVALADRARNEPRDLYDVWYLMEPENMDLSALIPEISAKLEFRGRGLEGMGEEFGKKEARLKKLWQMRLANQMAELPHFEEVYRAVQRSFRNAGLV; encoded by the coding sequence ATGATTCCCCAAAGAAATATTTCATTACTGTCAAATCGCCTCGCCAAGGCTGGCGGTCGTCGTATACCGGAAGGCGTGCTTGAGCGGGACTATTGCCTGGCCTGGTTCCTGGTCGGACTCGCCCGATCACCACTCCGAGAGGCTCTTGCCTTCAAGGGCGGTACCGCGTTGAAACGTTGCTATATGGGAGATTATCGTTTTTCCGAGGACCTCGATTTTACTTTAGTCAAGGCAACATCCCTGGAAACTATTCTTGCCGAACTGGAGATGATTTCCTCAGAGGTCCACAGGACTTCTGGCATCATTATTCGTTATTCTCGGGAGGATCGAAAATCACATCAGAACAGCCATACTTTTTATCTCGCCTATGAGGGACCATTACCTGGTATGACGGTCAAGGAAGTGAAGGTGGATATCACCATTGAGGAACGACTTGTGCTGCCCTTAAAGGAAAGGCCGGTCTTGAAAGGCTACGAGGAGTACGAAGACCTCCCGGATGACGCAACTATTCTGGTTTATTCCTTGGAAGAAATTCTAACGGAGAAAGTGGTCGCCCTGGCTGACCGGGCTCGAAACGAACCGCGCGATCTCTATGATGTCTGGTATCTTATGGAACCGGAGAACATGGACCTGTCAGCCCTTATCCCGGAGATTTCAGCCAAACTCGAATTTCGTGGCAGGGGATTGGAAGGGATGGGCGAAGAATTTGGCAAAAAAGAAGCGCGATTGAAAAAACTATGGCAGATGCGACTGGCAAACCAGATGGCCGAGTTGCCTCATTTCGAAGAAGTGTATCGCGCTGTACAGCGTTCCTTCCGTAATGCCGGTCTAG